A portion of the Pseudomonas protegens CHA0 genome contains these proteins:
- the rpoC gene encoding DNA-directed RNA polymerase subunit beta' has protein sequence MKDLLNLLKNQGQVEEFDAIRIGLASPEMIRSWSFGEVKKPETINYRTFKPERDGLFCAKIFGPVKDYECLCGKYKRLKHRGVICEKCGVEVALAKVRRERMAHIELASPVAHIWFLKSLPSRIGLLMDMTLRDIERVLYFESYVVIDPGMTTLEKGQLLNDEQYFEALEEFGDDFDARMGAEAVRELLHAIDLEHEIGRLREEIPQTNSETKIKKLSKRLKLMEAFQGSGNLPEWMVLTVLPVLPPDLRPLVPLDGGRFATSDLNDLYRRVINRNNRLKRLLDLSAPDIIVRNEKRMLQEAVDALLDNGRRGRAITGSNKRPLKSLADMIKGKQGRFRQNLLGKRVDYSGRSVITVGPTLRLHQCGLPKKMALELFKPFIFGKLEMRGLATTIKAAKKMVERELPEVWDVLAEVIREHPVLLNRAPTLHRLGIQAFEPVLIEGKAIQLHPLVCAAYNADFDGDQMAVHVPLTLEAQLEARALMMSTNNILSPANGEPIIVPSQDVVLGLYYMTREAINAKGEGRVFADLQEVDRVFRAGEAALHAKIKVRISETVNDRDGGSVSATRIVDTTVGRALLFQVVPKGLSFDVVNLPMKKKAISKLINQCYRVVGLKETVIFADQLMYTGFAYSTISGVSIGVNDFVIPDEKARIIGAATDEVKEIESQYASGLVTQGEKYNKVIDLWSKANDEVSKAMMANLSKEKVIDRNGDEVEQESFNSMYMMADSGARGSAAQIRQLAGMRGLMAKPDGSIIETPITANFREGLSVLQYFISTHGARKGLADTALKTANSGYLTRRLVDVAQDLVVTEIDCGTEHGLLMTPHIEGGDVVEPLGERVLGRVIARDVFKPGTEDVIVPAGTLVDEKWVEFIELNSIDEVIVRSPISCETRYGICAKCYGRDLARGHQVNIGEAVGVIAAQSIGEPGTQLTMRTFHIGGAASRTSAADSVQVKNGGTVRLHNLKHVERVDGHLVAVSRSGELAIADDFGRERERYKLPYGAVISVKEGDKVDAGAIVAKWDPHTHPIVTEMKGTVTYVGMEEGITIKRQTDELTGMTNIEVLDVKDRPAAGKDIRPAVKMVGMDGKDLLLPGTDVPAQYFLPANALVGVADGAQIAIGDVIARIPQETSKTRDITGGLPRVADLFEARRPKEASILAEVSGTIAFGKETKGKRRLVITPNDGSDPYEELIPKWRHLNVFEGEQVNRGEVISDGPSDPHDILRLLGVSALAKYIVNEIQDVYRLQGVKINDKHIETILRQMLRKVEIAESGDSSFIKGDQMELTHVLVENERLSTEDKFVAKFTRVLLGITKASLSTESFISAASFQETTRVLTEAAVTGKRDYLRGLKENVVVGRLIPAGTGLAYHSERKRRRDADKPLRVSASEVEAALTEALNSSGN, from the coding sequence TTGAAAGACCTACTGAATTTGCTGAAAAACCAGGGTCAAGTCGAAGAGTTCGACGCCATCCGTATCGGATTGGCCTCGCCTGAGATGATCCGTTCGTGGTCGTTCGGTGAAGTTAAAAAGCCGGAAACCATCAACTACCGTACGTTCAAGCCTGAGCGTGACGGCCTGTTCTGCGCCAAGATCTTTGGCCCGGTAAAGGATTACGAGTGCCTGTGCGGTAAGTACAAGCGCTTGAAGCATCGCGGCGTGATCTGCGAGAAGTGCGGCGTTGAAGTTGCGCTGGCCAAGGTTCGTCGTGAGCGCATGGCGCACATCGAACTGGCTTCGCCGGTTGCCCACATCTGGTTCCTGAAATCGCTGCCGTCCCGTATCGGCTTGCTGATGGACATGACTCTGCGTGATATCGAGCGCGTTCTCTACTTCGAGAGCTACGTCGTTATCGATCCAGGCATGACCACCCTTGAAAAAGGTCAGCTGCTGAACGATGAGCAGTACTTCGAAGCGCTGGAAGAGTTCGGCGATGACTTCGACGCCCGCATGGGTGCCGAGGCTGTCCGCGAGCTGCTGCACGCTATCGACCTGGAGCACGAGATTGGCCGTCTGCGTGAAGAGATTCCGCAAACCAACTCGGAAACCAAGATCAAGAAGCTGTCCAAGCGTCTGAAGTTGATGGAAGCCTTCCAGGGTTCCGGCAACCTGCCAGAGTGGATGGTGCTGACCGTTCTGCCGGTTCTGCCGCCAGATCTGCGTCCACTGGTCCCGCTGGATGGCGGTCGTTTCGCGACTTCCGACCTCAACGATCTGTATCGTCGAGTGATCAACCGTAACAACCGTTTGAAGCGCCTGCTGGATCTGTCCGCTCCGGACATCATCGTGCGCAACGAAAAGCGTATGTTGCAGGAAGCTGTCGATGCACTGCTCGACAACGGTCGTCGTGGCCGCGCTATCACCGGTTCCAACAAGCGTCCTCTGAAATCCCTGGCTGACATGATCAAGGGTAAGCAAGGTCGTTTCCGTCAGAACTTGCTCGGTAAGCGTGTTGACTACTCCGGTCGTTCGGTAATTACCGTAGGTCCGACCCTGCGTCTGCACCAGTGCGGTCTGCCGAAGAAGATGGCTCTCGAGCTGTTCAAACCGTTCATCTTCGGCAAGTTGGAAATGCGTGGCCTGGCCACCACCATCAAAGCCGCCAAGAAGATGGTCGAGCGCGAACTGCCAGAGGTTTGGGACGTTCTCGCTGAAGTGATCCGTGAACACCCGGTTCTCCTCAACCGTGCACCGACCCTTCACCGTCTGGGTATCCAGGCGTTTGAACCGGTACTGATCGAAGGTAAGGCTATCCAGCTGCACCCTCTGGTCTGTGCTGCGTACAACGCCGACTTCGACGGCGACCAAATGGCCGTGCACGTACCGCTGACACTGGAAGCCCAGTTGGAAGCGCGTGCGTTGATGATGTCGACCAACAACATTCTGTCGCCAGCCAACGGTGAGCCAATCATCGTTCCGTCGCAGGACGTTGTATTGGGTCTGTACTACATGACCCGTGAAGCGATCAACGCCAAGGGCGAAGGTCGTGTGTTCGCGGACCTGCAGGAAGTCGACCGCGTATTCCGCGCCGGCGAAGCGGCTCTGCACGCCAAGATCAAGGTTCGCATCAGCGAAACTGTCAATGATCGTGATGGCGGCAGCGTGAGCGCCACCCGTATCGTCGACACCACTGTCGGCCGTGCTCTGCTGTTCCAGGTTGTGCCGAAGGGCCTGTCGTTCGACGTCGTCAACCTGCCGATGAAGAAGAAGGCGATCTCCAAGCTGATCAACCAGTGCTACCGCGTGGTTGGTCTGAAAGAGACCGTGATCTTCGCTGACCAGTTGATGTACACCGGTTTCGCTTACTCGACCATTTCCGGCGTTTCCATCGGTGTTAACGACTTCGTTATCCCGGATGAAAAAGCTCGCATCATCGGTGCTGCCACCGACGAAGTGAAAGAAATCGAGAGCCAGTACGCCTCCGGCCTGGTAACCCAGGGCGAGAAGTACAACAAAGTGATCGACCTTTGGTCGAAGGCCAACGACGAAGTATCCAAGGCGATGATGGCCAACCTCTCGAAAGAGAAGGTCATCGACCGCAATGGCGACGAAGTCGAGCAAGAATCGTTCAACTCGATGTACATGATGGCTGACTCGGGTGCGCGGGGTTCCGCAGCACAGATCCGTCAGCTGGCCGGTATGCGTGGTCTGATGGCCAAGCCGGACGGCTCCATCATCGAAACGCCGATTACTGCGAACTTCCGTGAAGGTCTGAGCGTACTCCAGTACTTCATCTCGACTCACGGTGCTCGTAAAGGTCTGGCGGATACCGCGTTGAAAACTGCGAACTCCGGTTATCTGACTCGTCGTCTGGTGGACGTTGCGCAGGATCTGGTTGTAACCGAGATCGATTGCGGCACCGAACACGGCCTGCTGATGACTCCGCACATTGAAGGCGGCGACGTTGTAGAGCCACTGGGTGAGCGCGTATTGGGTCGTGTTATCGCCCGTGACGTATTCAAGCCGGGTACCGAGGACGTCATCGTTCCTGCCGGCACCCTGGTAGACGAAAAGTGGGTTGAATTCATCGAGCTCAACAGCATCGACGAAGTGATCGTGCGTTCGCCGATCAGTTGCGAAACCCGCTATGGCATTTGCGCCAAGTGCTACGGCCGTGACCTGGCTCGTGGTCACCAGGTGAACATTGGTGAGGCGGTCGGCGTTATCGCTGCCCAATCCATCGGTGAGCCGGGTACCCAGCTGACCATGCGTACGTTCCACATTGGTGGTGCGGCAAGCCGTACTTCCGCAGCCGACAGCGTTCAGGTGAAGAATGGCGGTACCGTCCGTCTGCACAACCTGAAGCACGTTGAGCGTGTGGATGGCCACCTGGTTGCTGTGTCCCGTTCCGGTGAGCTGGCAATCGCTGATGACTTCGGTCGTGAGCGCGAGCGTTACAAGCTGCCGTACGGTGCTGTGATTTCGGTTAAAGAAGGTGACAAGGTCGACGCTGGCGCTATCGTGGCCAAGTGGGATCCGCACACTCACCCGATCGTTACCGAAATGAAAGGTACCGTGACCTACGTGGGCATGGAAGAAGGCATCACGATCAAGCGTCAGACTGACGAATTGACCGGTATGACCAACATTGAAGTGCTTGACGTCAAAGACCGTCCAGCTGCCGGCAAGGACATCCGTCCTGCTGTGAAGATGGTGGGTATGGATGGCAAGGATCTGCTGCTGCCAGGTACCGACGTACCGGCACAGTACTTCCTGCCGGCTAACGCCCTGGTCGGTGTTGCCGACGGTGCGCAGATTGCGATCGGTGATGTTATCGCTCGTATTCCGCAAGAAACTTCGAAGACTCGTGACATCACCGGTGGTCTGCCGCGTGTTGCCGACCTGTTCGAAGCTCGTCGTCCGAAAGAAGCGTCGATTCTGGCTGAAGTCAGCGGCACCATCGCGTTCGGTAAAGAGACCAAGGGCAAGCGCCGTCTGGTCATTACTCCGAACGACGGTAGCGATCCGTATGAAGAGCTGATTCCGAAGTGGCGTCACCTGAACGTCTTCGAAGGCGAACAAGTGAACCGCGGCGAAGTTATCTCCGACGGTCCGAGCGATCCACACGATATCCTGCGTCTGCTGGGTGTCAGTGCGCTGGCCAAGTACATCGTCAACGAGATCCAGGACGTTTACCGTCTGCAAGGCGTGAAGATCAACGACAAGCACATCGAGACCATCCTGCGTCAGATGCTGCGTAAGGTTGAAATCGCCGAGTCCGGCGACTCCAGCTTCATCAAGGGCGACCAGATGGAACTGACTCACGTACTGGTAGAAAACGAGCGTCTGAGCACCGAAGACAAGTTCGTCGCCAAGTTCACCCGCGTACTGCTGGGTATCACCAAGGCGTCCTTGTCCACCGAATCGTTCATCTCGGCGGCCTCTTTCCAAGAGACCACCCGTGTACTGACCGAAGCGGCGGTAACTGGCAAGCGCGACTACCTGCGTGGTCTGAAAGAAAACGTGGTCGTGGGTCGTCTGATCCCGGCCGGTACTGGCCTGGCGTACCACAGCGAGCGTAAGCGTCGTCGTGATGCAGACAAGCCGCTGCGCGTAAGCGCAAGCGAAGTCGAAGCAGCACTGACTGAAGCGCTGAACTCCAGCGGTAATTGA